A genomic region of Prochlorococcus marinus XMU1405 contains the following coding sequences:
- the lysS gene encoding lysine--tRNA ligase translates to MSEIREARLQKANLLIQKGFASYAENFRISHTSQFLVQKFGFLENGEEEDFRVTIAGRVLAKRVMGKIAFFTISDQEGQIQLYLDQRIINLNLEKEKLLTFEDIKEIVDIGDWIGVSGTIKKTNKGELSIKVEKWEMLSKSLKPLPDKWHGLTDIEKRYRQRYLDLIVNPQSKNVFKTRAKCISFIRKWLDNRNFLEIETPILQSEAGGAEARPFITHHNTLDIPLYLRIATELHLKRMVVGGFEKVYELGRIFRNEGISTKHNPEFTSVEIYQAFSNYVDMMDLTEELIKDIVSDACGSLIINYQNQEIDFSKPWSRISMKDIVKKYTSIDFDSFSGDFQAAKQAVKNINVEFSNKVNSIGRLLNEVFEQKVEPQLIEPTFVIDYPIEISPLARPHLDNKGMVQRFELFIVGRELANAFSELIDPVDQRERLQLQQSLRDEGDFEAHCIDEDFLNALEIGMPPTGGLGIGIDRLIMLITNSSSIRDVIPFPLLKPEITSNKNQKLPLNEVK, encoded by the coding sequence TTGTCTGAAATCAGAGAAGCGCGCTTACAAAAAGCTAATTTATTAATTCAGAAAGGATTTGCTTCTTACGCAGAAAATTTTAGAATTTCTCATACTTCACAATTTCTTGTTCAAAAGTTTGGTTTTCTAGAAAATGGTGAAGAAGAAGATTTCCGTGTCACTATTGCCGGTAGAGTTTTAGCAAAAAGAGTTATGGGTAAAATAGCTTTTTTTACAATAAGTGATCAAGAAGGTCAGATTCAGCTCTATTTAGATCAAAGGATTATTAATTTAAATTTAGAAAAAGAAAAATTGCTTACTTTTGAAGATATCAAGGAAATAGTAGATATTGGTGATTGGATCGGAGTTTCTGGAACTATTAAAAAAACTAATAAAGGTGAGCTTTCAATAAAAGTAGAAAAATGGGAAATGTTATCCAAATCACTAAAGCCTTTGCCAGACAAATGGCATGGTTTGACTGATATTGAAAAAAGATATAGACAACGTTATTTAGATTTAATAGTAAATCCCCAATCTAAAAATGTCTTTAAAACAAGAGCGAAATGTATAAGTTTTATAAGAAAATGGCTAGATAATAGAAATTTTTTAGAGATAGAGACCCCAATCCTTCAATCTGAAGCTGGTGGTGCTGAAGCAAGACCTTTTATTACTCATCACAATACACTCGATATACCACTTTATCTAAGAATAGCTACAGAATTGCATCTAAAAAGAATGGTTGTTGGAGGATTTGAGAAAGTTTATGAATTGGGAAGAATCTTCCGTAATGAGGGGATAAGTACGAAGCATAATCCTGAATTTACTTCAGTTGAAATTTATCAAGCGTTTTCTAATTATGTCGATATGATGGATTTAACAGAAGAATTGATTAAAGACATAGTATCTGATGCATGTGGCTCATTAATCATAAATTATCAAAATCAGGAAATTGATTTTTCCAAACCTTGGTCCAGAATATCGATGAAAGATATAGTCAAGAAATATACAAGTATTGATTTTGATTCTTTCAGTGGAGACTTTCAAGCAGCAAAACAAGCTGTTAAAAATATAAATGTTGAATTTTCTAATAAAGTCAATTCTATTGGAAGACTTTTAAATGAAGTCTTCGAGCAAAAAGTTGAGCCACAACTTATAGAGCCTACTTTTGTTATAGATTATCCTATTGAAATTTCTCCGTTAGCCAGGCCTCATCTTGATAATAAAGGGATGGTTCAGAGATTCGAATTATTCATTGTTGGCAGAGAGCTAGCAAATGCTTTCAGTGAGTTAATAGATCCAGTAGATCAAAGAGAAAGATTGCAATTACAACAATCTCTCAGAGATGAAGGAGATTTTGAAGCTCACTGTATAGATGAAGATTTTTTGAATGCTCTGGAGATTGGTATGCCTCCTACTGGCGGATTAGGTATAGGCATTGATAGGCTCATAATGTTAATTACTAATAGTTCATCAATAAGAGATGTAATTCCTTTCCCATTGTTAAAACCAGAAATAACTTCGAATAAAAATCAAAAATTACCCTTGAATGAAGTAAAATAG
- the rpaB gene encoding response regulator transcription factor RpaB, with protein MSKARILVVDDEPAVLKVLVTRLQLAGYQVYSATNGEEALESFHRDSPDLIVLDVMLPKMDGFAVCRRIRAESVVPIIFLTALEAISERVAGLDLGADDYLSKPFSPKELEARIATILRRMGPTVSVTETKEVPSGKGVMKFGTLVVDTNRRQVSRAGERISLTYTEFSLLELLFDEPGKVVPRAEILEQLWGYPPRRAADLRVVDVYVARLRGKLEPDPRNPELILTVRGIGYASQRVGETATSLAS; from the coding sequence ATGTCAAAAGCAAGAATTTTAGTTGTAGATGATGAACCAGCAGTATTGAAGGTATTAGTTACAAGACTTCAACTAGCAGGATATCAAGTTTATTCAGCAACTAATGGTGAAGAAGCTCTTGAATCTTTCCACAGAGATTCACCAGACTTGATAGTTCTTGATGTGATGCTCCCAAAAATGGATGGATTTGCAGTGTGCCGAAGAATTAGGGCTGAATCAGTAGTACCAATTATTTTTTTAACCGCACTAGAGGCAATCTCAGAGAGAGTTGCTGGTTTAGATTTAGGGGCTGATGATTACTTGTCTAAACCATTTAGCCCAAAGGAGTTAGAAGCAAGAATAGCTACTATTTTGAGAAGAATGGGACCTACAGTATCAGTTACAGAAACTAAAGAGGTTCCATCAGGCAAAGGGGTTATGAAATTTGGAACTTTAGTTGTAGATACTAATAGAAGACAAGTCTCCCGTGCAGGAGAAAGAATCAGTTTAACTTATACTGAATTTAGTCTTCTAGAATTATTATTTGACGAGCCTGGTAAAGTTGTTCCTCGAGCGGAAATTTTAGAGCAGTTATGGGGTTACCCTCCTAGGAGAGCTGCAGATTTGAGAGTTGTAGATGTATATGTTGCTAGACTAAGAGGTAAATTGGAGCCGGATCCAAGAAATCCAGAATTAATATTAACTGTTCGAGGTATAGGTTATGCATCTCAGAGAGTAGGTGAAACAGCAACTTCTTTGGCAAGTTGA
- the smpB gene encoding SsrA-binding protein SmpB has translation MAKNSKKNQINNKKETIFKRLAENRYAKFQYEIAETIEAGIELLGTEVKSIRDGKANLRDGYCSFRDGEILLLNVHISPHKNVGSYFNHDPLRNRKLLLNKKEIIKLKSNTEKKGMTIVPLSLYLKGSWIKVNIGVGKGKKLHDKRQTEKQKSINREINSALKR, from the coding sequence ATGGCAAAAAATTCAAAAAAAAATCAAATCAATAACAAAAAAGAAACTATTTTTAAACGTTTAGCGGAAAATAGATATGCAAAATTTCAGTATGAAATAGCAGAGACAATTGAAGCTGGAATTGAACTTTTAGGGACTGAAGTAAAGTCAATTAGAGACGGGAAAGCAAATCTTAGAGATGGATACTGCTCATTCAGAGATGGTGAGATTTTATTATTAAATGTTCACATTTCACCACATAAAAATGTGGGATCTTATTTTAACCATGATCCATTAAGAAATAGAAAGTTACTACTAAATAAAAAAGAAATAATAAAACTAAAATCTAACACTGAAAAAAAAGGAATGACTATTGTTCCATTATCTCTTTATTTAAAAGGCTCATGGATAAAAGTAAATATTGGAGTAGGTAAAGGGAAAAAATTGCACGACAAAAGACAAACTGAAAAACAAAAAAGTATAAATAGGGAAATCAACTCTGCATTAAAAAGATAA